In Arachis hypogaea cultivar Tifrunner chromosome 7, arahy.Tifrunner.gnm2.J5K5, whole genome shotgun sequence, the genomic window ttaaaatgagtttagaaataatatatattattatttattaaaacaaaaaatattttaaaaacttttatatagttaaaaaaaatattaaaaataattaaaaaattattttgtattttaaatacataCCATGTCCCTgtatcttataagattttaaaattcgtgtgTCTGCGTatcccgtgtcgtgtcgtgtcccgtgtccgtaTATCATAGATCATAAGCAATGATGATATGAATCAAATATGATAACATGAGCTATACATACCCAATAGCTCTTCCCATAATGTGGTGCCTTTGTAGCCAAAGCTGACCTTGAGCATACAATACCCTGTCATCATCATTGTTGCTATCTCCTGCCCAACACAACACAGCACGCAAACACATGAAATATGTAAAGGGAAACTAATTTGCTTGGTGAGAATATGCCAAGTTTTAACAAGTACCTTTGGTGAGAATATCGACCTCCCCAGTATCTTGTCTTTCATGTACCTTCAAAGTTCAAAATGATCAGGCCAATGAGATGGGTTACTAATGAACTAATTATAAGCAGAGCAGAGTGTTGTGTTACCTGAATTACGCGATGAACAATGGGGATGTCACGCCCCTGATAACCAAAAGGAAAATAATAAGCGAATAAGCAAATTAAAGGCATAGAAAAGTGATGAATGGAGTGAAGTTACATCAACATTAAAGACAAGAATGTCGCCTGCGCGAATTGGATCTTTGCTCATATACAAGAATAGGATGTCCCCCTGCATACGTAATAATAAGCTAAGTCAATGAATCAATTTTTAAGGAAGAGATAGATTACTTACCCGCTTAAACGCTGGTTCCATGCTTCCAGAGAGAACCACCACCACAGGAGATTCAGTGCCACTCATACACACCAATGCTTTCCATATTATCAGTGCAGACCCAACAATCATGCCTGAAAAAGTGTGTGTAATTGTATTGTATGTACTCTAAAAAAACAAGACTTAGAGTAGAGGAACAAACCGAGTGTAATAGCTTTCATGAGCTGCTGGCGAATCCACGTCattccttctttctcttctttctgaTGACTCACactcttcaattcaattcaaccgTGTTATGATCTTCAAAGAACTTTACCCTCTTTTTATTTGAAGTATTCATTCTTTGGCACAACATAACACAAGGTTGACGCAGTATATTTGCACCTATCCAATTACAATGTGACAACACATTCGAATTCAGTCACACCTCTTCCAACTCATACGTTACATTCTtggctggctcaaaacaaatatTTCTGGATAATatagtatatatatttatattatatgtgAGTGGACTACTTCCAAAATCTAGAAAACATTGACTACAACTTTTCCGTCATTCTTTTTAGTGGAAACAAATGAAGGAGCTCATTGTTTATGGTACAGTGTAAAATTAAAAGGAgccgtaaaaaaaaaagaatgctcCGGATtagcaattttattattttgtaattattaattggtcattaataatatttttaatagtgtgaagtTATATCTAATAATGAAAAATTTATCActttctttttgataattaaGTGCtgaccaaaaaatataaaaattactgATTTTTAgacttttccaaaaaaaaaattgaggagcAGTTTGGTGCTAAAACAGAAACATGCtaaattgatgattttaatccAACATTCCAACCTTAATATCCCACAAGAGTTCCCTTTTGTTTTATCTCCCAAGCAGTTCTGGTATTTTACTGATCCATGTGGATCCATGCTATAAGGCCACGTCACTCCCAATACAAAACTTTCTTTTAACCACAAACTCCATATAATTCTAGCCATGATTTGGCATCTTAATATTGATTTGGGCAGAAtttatgatgataataataatctcTTAATAGTTCATACAAAATCTATATAATGACTGACAAAAACTGAAATCACATTAACTTTATGGTGTTAATTAGTATGACCTTATTGTTAGGCTAATTGTGGGGTGTTCGATCACCGAAAAGATTTTGGGGAGAAATCAAGTTAGAGAACATAAAATGAGAAgataccacatccaactcaaagcGTTAAGGTGTTAAGTTGAtgagtctctcatcttataaactcctcagtctttcttattttcttttatttgatgtgggactaatttCAATACTCCTCACACTTGTAACACTATCACTTATGCCTTAGATGAATTAGCTCTTATCCTCACGAATTCTGCTGAATTTCTTGTGGGGGTTATTGAAGTTTCAGTTTTTATTTCACAGCTTGCAGGCAATTCAGTGTTTCAACTTCCAAATATCAATGGCTCTTCAGCTTCATGTTCCTGTTTCTGCTGGGCTCTTGAAGTCAAGGTCAAGGGTATGCTCACTGCCACAGCGAAAAGTGAGTACCTTTGCTACTCTTTCGCAACCCCGAAGCGATTCAGTGAACTGGGTTGAAGCTACAAACACTTTCTTCCTCCAAGACAAACGACCCATC contains:
- the LOC112704168 gene encoding uncharacterized protein isoform X1; translated protein: MTWIRQQLMKAITLGMIVGSALIIWKALVCMSGTESPVVVVLSGSMEPAFKRGDILFLYMSKDPIRAGDILVFNVDGRDIPIVHRVIQVHERQDTGEVDILTKGDSNNDDDRVLYAQGQLWLQRHHIMGRAIGSLPYAGWVTIILTEKPIIKYVLIGALGLLITI
- the LOC112704168 gene encoding uncharacterized protein isoform X2, which codes for MTWIRQQLMKAITLGMIVGSALIIWKALVCMSGTESPVVVVLSGSMEPAFKRGRDIPIVHRVIQVHERQDTGEVDILTKGDSNNDDDRVLYAQGQLWLQRHHIMGRAIGSLPYAGWVTIILTEKPIIKYVLIGALGLLITI